One genomic window of Polyangium aurulentum includes the following:
- a CDS encoding PAS domain-containing protein has translation MSSDRESQWSLETTALLVEISGDGLWECPALDPENPLDPGATVHFSSRFHELLGHEKGALPPVAGSWLEAIHPDDRARVEEARRARMKDPTTSNSVEYRVRTRQGEERWWLEFGRVLSGAGPGRVRVAGVVRDITEARRELNLLQRRCDMLERVQEVARVGGWEVDLATQKAYWTKETYVIHEVPKGFDPDLEGGIHFYAPEHQPLITAAVEGCMRGEPYEVQLDLITYTGKRLRVHATGRPRIENGKITRIFGSFRDITEETQREEALRAQLALIEEQQRAIRALSTPILQLWDGIITLPLIGTIDAERAAQIMDSLLGEVVRVGARYAILDLTGVVAVDMTTADQLVRITRAVALLGAEALLCGLTPLVAQALTDLGVDLTPFRTHRNLQEALRACLRDVTRR, from the coding sequence CTGTCCATTTCTCGTCGCGCTTCCACGAGCTGCTCGGCCACGAGAAGGGGGCGCTGCCGCCCGTGGCAGGGAGCTGGCTGGAGGCCATCCACCCCGACGACCGAGCGCGCGTCGAGGAGGCGCGCCGCGCGCGCATGAAGGACCCGACCACCAGCAATTCCGTCGAGTACCGGGTGCGCACGCGGCAAGGCGAGGAGCGCTGGTGGCTCGAGTTCGGCCGGGTGCTGTCCGGGGCGGGGCCCGGGCGGGTGCGCGTGGCGGGCGTGGTCCGGGACATCACCGAGGCCCGGCGCGAGCTGAACCTGCTGCAGCGCCGCTGCGACATGCTGGAGCGAGTGCAGGAGGTGGCCCGCGTCGGCGGCTGGGAGGTCGATCTCGCGACGCAGAAGGCCTACTGGACCAAGGAGACGTACGTCATCCACGAGGTGCCGAAAGGCTTCGATCCCGACCTCGAGGGGGGAATCCATTTCTACGCGCCCGAGCACCAGCCGCTCATCACCGCCGCCGTGGAGGGCTGCATGCGCGGCGAGCCCTACGAGGTGCAGCTCGACCTGATCACGTACACGGGCAAGCGGCTCCGCGTGCACGCCACCGGGCGCCCCCGCATCGAGAACGGCAAGATCACCCGGATTTTCGGGTCGTTCCGCGACATCACCGAGGAGACGCAGCGCGAGGAGGCGTTACGCGCGCAGCTCGCGCTGATCGAGGAGCAGCAGCGGGCGATCCGGGCGCTGTCGACGCCGATCCTCCAGCTCTGGGACGGCATCATCACGCTGCCCCTCATCGGGACGATCGACGCCGAGCGTGCGGCCCAGATCATGGACAGCCTGCTCGGCGAGGTGGTGCGGGTGGGAGCCCGCTACGCGATCCTCGATCTGACCGGCGTCGTGGCCGTCGACATGACCACGGCCGACCAGCTCGTCCGCATCACCCGCGCGGTGGCGCTGCTCGGCGCCGAGGCGTTGCTTTGCGGGCTGACCCCGCTCGTGGCCCAGGCGCTGACGGATCTCGGCGTGGATCTCACGCCGTTCCGCACGCACCGGAACCTGCAGGAGGCGCTGCGGGCCTGTCTGCGCGACGTGACGCGCAGATGA